The genomic stretch GGACATGCACTACCGGACCGACATCGCGCTGGAGGCAGTGGGCGGGTAGCAGGCAGCTTCTCCGAGCCGCCCGGGCGGGCTACCATTGCGGGGTGATCCCGCGCTACTCGCGGCCGGAGATGGCTGCAATCTGGACCGACGAGGCGAAGTATCGCCGCTGGCTCGATGTTGAGATCGCGGCGTGCGAGGCGTGGGCGGAGCTGGGCCAGATCCCGCGGGAGGCGGCGGAGAAGATCCGGCGCGATGCGAAATTCGACGTCGCGAAGATCAACGAGTACCTCGCCATCACGCACCACGACGTGACCGCGTTCCTGCGGTCGGTGGCAGATTCGCTCGGTGAAGAGGGGCGGTATGTCCACTTCGGGCTGACCAGCTCGGACGTGTGGGACACCGCAACGGCGCTGCAGCTGCGGGACGCAAGCGACATTCTGCTGGCCGACATCGATGCGCTCCTTGCGGTACTGGAGCGGCAGGCGCGGGCGCACCGCGACACGCTCTGCGTCGGGCGGACGCATGGGGTCCATGCAGAACCGACGACCTTCGGGCTGAAGCTGGCCGTCTGGGTCGATGAGATGCGGCGGAACCGGGCGCGGCTGGTGGCAGCGCGGGAGATGGTGGCCGTCGGTGCGATCTCGGGGACGGTGGGGACGCATGCGTCGGTGCCGCCGAAAGTGGAGGAGCTGGTCTGCGCGAAGCTGGGCCTCGGGATTGAGGCGGCCTCGACGCAGGTCATCCAGCGGGACCGGCACGCCCAATTTGTGACGACGCTGGCGATTATCGGCGCGTCACTCGAGAAGTTCGCGACGGAGATCCGTGCGCTGCAGAAGACCGAGGTGCGCGAGGCGGAGGAGCCATTCGACGAGGGGCAGACGGGTTCGAGCGCGATGCCGCAC from Tepidiforma thermophila encodes the following:
- the purB gene encoding adenylosuccinate lyase, with the protein product MIPRYSRPEMAAIWTDEAKYRRWLDVEIAACEAWAELGQIPREAAEKIRRDAKFDVAKINEYLAITHHDVTAFLRSVADSLGEEGRYVHFGLTSSDVWDTATALQLRDASDILLADIDALLAVLERQARAHRDTLCVGRTHGVHAEPTTFGLKLAVWVDEMRRNRARLVAAREMVAVGAISGTVGTHASVPPKVEELVCAKLGLGIEAASTQVIQRDRHAQFVTTLAIIGASLEKFATEIRALQKTEVREAEEPFDEGQTGSSAMPHKRNPELCERITGLARVLRGYAVTAMENVALWHERDISHSSTERIVFPDATLVLDYMLNLFTGIMDRLRVYPEHMRENLERSYGLVFSQRVLLALIETGLSRQDAYAIVQRNAMRAWNERVPFLDLLLADPDVTSRISEAELRGLFDYGYYLKNIGATFERLGL